One window from the genome of Deferrivibrio essentukiensis encodes:
- a CDS encoding FAD-dependent oxidoreductase, with protein sequence MKVVVVGGVAAGLSAASQIKRQMPEAIVTVYEKSGDVSYGACGMPYNLLFKEKPVESLYAMSYGEIIHKRGVNYKLYHEVEEIDVKKNSVKIRDISNNLTIKDNYDYIVYATGASAVRLPEENFKNVYYFKTLDDLRKVKKLVYGGIKNATLIGAGYINLELADSLSELGIKVKILEKMDYILPFLDSDLRKIVLNTLENNGVELITGVDIYGSDGKSIDSSAGKFEQDLVVAALGVRPNTDMLSNTGVELGIKGAVKVNLFQQTNIENIFSGGDCAEHYNRQTGEFTYMPLGTTANKQGRIAGNNIANIVSMSKFQGILQTAAFKLFDLTVATTGMFESQILGAKIDYDKVVITSHTRGAYPGNGKMTVCLYYDKSNGIVLGGQIVGQDVVAKRIDVISAAVYKNATVFELSELDLSYAPPFAPVWDPILVAANVAVKQMK encoded by the coding sequence ATGAAAGTTGTTGTTGTAGGTGGAGTGGCTGCAGGTTTGAGTGCAGCAAGCCAAATTAAAAGGCAGATGCCGGAAGCTATTGTTACCGTTTATGAAAAAAGTGGCGATGTTTCCTACGGTGCTTGTGGTATGCCTTATAATCTTTTGTTTAAGGAGAAGCCTGTTGAGTCCCTTTATGCGATGAGCTATGGAGAAATAATCCATAAAAGGGGGGTTAATTATAAGCTTTATCATGAGGTTGAGGAGATAGATGTTAAAAAAAACAGTGTAAAAATAAGGGATATCTCAAACAACCTAACTATTAAGGATAACTATGACTATATTGTTTATGCTACCGGAGCCAGTGCAGTCAGGTTACCTGAAGAAAATTTTAAAAATGTGTATTACTTTAAGACTCTTGATGATTTAAGAAAGGTTAAAAAGCTTGTTTATGGTGGGATTAAAAATGCTACCCTTATCGGAGCAGGGTATATAAATTTGGAGCTTGCCGATTCCTTGAGTGAGTTGGGGATAAAAGTTAAAATTCTTGAGAAGATGGACTATATCTTGCCATTTTTAGACAGTGATTTGAGAAAGATAGTTTTGAATACTTTAGAAAATAATGGTGTTGAGCTGATTACTGGTGTTGATATTTACGGCAGTGATGGCAAAAGCATTGATTCTTCAGCAGGTAAGTTTGAACAGGATTTGGTTGTTGCTGCTCTTGGGGTTAGGCCAAATACCGATATGCTTTCAAACACCGGTGTTGAGCTTGGTATTAAAGGGGCAGTAAAAGTAAACCTGTTTCAGCAGACAAATATCGAGAATATTTTTTCTGGCGGTGACTGTGCCGAGCATTATAACAGGCAGACTGGTGAATTTACATATATGCCGCTTGGAACTACTGCCAACAAGCAAGGGAGAATTGCAGGTAATAATATTGCAAATATTGTCAGTATGTCAAAGTTTCAAGGGATATTACAGACTGCAGCTTTTAAGTTATTTGATTTGACTGTTGCCACTACCGGCATGTTTGAAAGTCAGATACTTGGTGCAAAAATAGATTATGATAAAGTCGTTATAACTTCACATACGAGGGGAGCCTACCCCGGAAATGGAAAAATGACTGTTTGTTTGTATTATGATAAATCTAACGGGATAGTGCTTGGCGGGCAGATTGTAGGACAGGATGTAGTGGCAAAAAGGATAGATGTAATATCTGCAGCTGTTTATAAAAATGCTACTGTTTTTGAGCTGTCAGAGCTTGATTTAAGTTATGCCCCACCTTTTGCACCTGTGTGGGACCCGATTTTAGTTGCGGCGAATGTGGCTGTTAAACAAATGAAATAG
- a CDS encoding universal stress protein, with the protein MYNLKKILVPTDFSKSADVALQRAGDLAETFKSKIILLHAIPEESSIVHSYLGDRASKDLKKRLVTDTEELFKKQIEKVLGDKNIEVETVVKFGEPYYEVLRTEKELDVDLIVIASHTKSFFEDVFFGSTTEKVVRRSKKSVLVVRDL; encoded by the coding sequence ATGTATAATTTAAAAAAAATTTTAGTACCTACTGATTTTTCAAAGAGTGCGGATGTAGCTCTACAAAGAGCCGGCGATTTGGCTGAAACTTTTAAATCAAAAATTATTTTGTTGCATGCTATACCTGAAGAGTCCAGTATTGTTCATAGTTATTTGGGTGACAGGGCTTCCAAAGACCTTAAAAAAAGACTTGTAACTGATACGGAAGAACTTTTTAAAAAACAGATTGAAAAAGTCCTTGGTGACAAAAATATTGAAGTTGAAACAGTAGTAAAGTTTGGTGAGCCGTATTATGAAGTATTGAGGACAGAAAAAGAGCTTGATGTTGATTTGATTGTAATTGCTTCTCATACAAAAAGCTTTTTTGAAGATGTGTTTTTTGGCAGCACAACTGAAAAGGTTGTAAGAAGGTCAAAAAAATCGGTTTTGGTTGTAAGAGATTTGTAA